ATAGCAACAATTTTTATACCTTCAATATTAAAAACGTCTCCGTCTTTAATTAGTTTATAACCAGAAGATAAACTTACACCGATATTAAGCTTTAAAAATCCTAATTTCTTCATTCTATGAAGTTGTCCTGTTAAATATTGTTCATCTTTTTCACCAATATATACTTGAGCGTTTGGAAAAATATTCTTTCCATTCTTATCAATCCCACCAGCGTGATCTACGTCAACATGAGTTAAAAAAACATATTTAATATTATCTGGATTTATATTAATTTTTTCAAACTCAAAATTGACATCTGGAAAATTCATATGCCCTGAATCAAAAGCAATAGTATTACCATCTTTAGTATAAAACCACATATTTACATCAGCTTCTCTAATACATGAAATTCCATTTGGAAAAACACCAGTATTAGATGGATTAAGCGCCTTGGTACCCTTCAAAAGATACTTTTTAAAATGTTTGTCAAAAAAATAAATTATTCCCATAATATCCTCCTTATAAATTTATTTAAATTACAGAAAAATTATTTTAATTATACAAATCAACATTTATCATTGTATTTATATGTAATACTGAGCAAACATTTCATATAGATATTAATGGTATTTGTTGCTATAAATATCGTATTTATATCTTCCATTTTGTCTAAACAATTTTCTTCTTCCCTTTTGTTTTAATATGCTACCAACAATTACAAAAGGAAATAATAAAATCATATAAAGGTAATAATAACTATATTTTACAGTTGCTGTGTATTTGACTTCTCCTGATACAGCTTGCATTTTTTCGTCTTTTATTATTTCTCTAATTCTATCAACAGTTGTTTTGCCTTCATCTGATAATAATTCGTTCAATACTTCTTTGTCAGTAATTTCAAAAACTGTATCGTTAATAAGTTGGCTGTTTCCTAAATTGTCAAAATAATAGTATTTCCCATTTTTTGTCCAAACGGAGCCTATTACATTACTTTGTATGTCTTTTACTTTTTCCCAACCTTCTTTTTTATCAAAGCTAACTATTTGAGAATTTCTTGAATACAATCGTCTAATATGTGGAACTCTAAATCTAACAATATACGTTTCATAAGAATTTAAAAAATACATATTTTCTTCATCACAAAATACATTTTCATCTAAAAATTCAATATTTCCTTTAAAATTATTTTCTCCAATTTTTATTTGCTTATTTTTTCTTTGATTATAAAAATATACTCCATCTTTTGAAGCAAAAAATAGATTATAAATATGAGAACTACTATTTCCAATTACTCTATAAGGAGTGAAATTTTCGTCAAATCTAAGATTACCTTTAAAAACCTCTCCACTCTTTTTATCATAAAGCAAATCGTCCCCCTGTTCAACTGAAACGACTTCTAATTCCCCACTATTTTTAATTGGTAAAAGTTCATTTTTATAATAAACATTATTTTTATCACAAAAATACTCTCCATGTTTAGAAACCTGCTTCATAGTATTTGTATCTGCGTTTTCAAGTGGCTTTCCCTTGTAATAGAGAACATCTCCATCTGTTGCAAAATATATTAAATTATTAATTTTCGAAATTTTCTTTTCGGTATTTAATTTATGATATGGATAAATATATGACTTAGGCTTTTTATCCTTAAAAAATGCATGAACTATATGTCCAAAAATTTCTGAAACATAAGAAATCTCATCATTTCTCTCAGAAAGTGAAGAACAAAAATAAGTACTTTTACCATCAGTATAATATCCATTTCCAACATTAGTTATTTCCTTTGGATTAAGGTCTTCAATTTTTACATTTCCAAAATAAACATGATTTTTATCAATTCCAACAACACGAGAATCATAAGTATTCTCTGAATTAATAACACTAAAAGAATCTACATCTGCATCCTCTACAATATAATATCCACCACTTGGAATAAGTGCATAAATCTTATTATCATATTTATAAAAAATGCTATTGCCAATTCTCTGTCCACTTCTTTCAATATTGACATAAGTATCATCTCTTACAAGAAGCTGACTAAATGTAAAAAAAGCAATTATTAAACTAACTAAAATTAAACAAATACCCAAAACTTTTGATCGAGTACTTTCATTCTCTTTCCTATCCAAATAACATCATCCCCCATAGTTGAACTTATTTTATTCACAATAATATCATTTTTAATACTATCAAGATAAAAATCTAAAAGTTATTAAAAATTATAATAAAGCTCAATTTTTGCTTTTTTATAAATAAAATTCTCAAATCATTCATATTTTTTTAATCTTTCAAAATGAGATTCTACTACATTATCCATTTGTTCAGCAATTTTATCAAATGAGCAATTTAAATCTAGAGTTTTTACACTTATTTGATTCCCATGCATCTGATATACATTATCCGGATAAATTGTTTCATCTGTCTTTGCATATAAAAGCATTCCGGATACTGTTTTATTTTGATTTTCAAATTGATAATCACAATTTTTTACATAGGTAAAAATTTGATATAGATTATTTGAGTAAATCTTATGTTTATCAAACTGCATTTGTGTTGTCTTCCCATAATATTTAGCATCAATAATCAAAATACTATCTTCATTATGAATATATATGTCACTTTGCATAATTGGAAGCATTTCTTTGACGCCATCATCCAATGACCACGGAATTTGAGAAGCTCTAACAGATAATTTTGGATAATGTTTCTTATAGTACTCAAGTATAAATTTTTCATAAAGACGACTCATTCGTTGGTCATCTAGAAAATCCATCATCTTCATAGTTCCATCTTTATTGGTTTGTATTAATCCTTTAACTATAAGATAACATATTGCAATCAACATTTGATAGTGTTTGTTATTTCTATTATATTTAAAATTCCAATCTATATATCTTATATTAATAGTCTCAACATCTCTAAAATATATCATTAATTTTCTAAGCTCTTTTTTTCTTTTTTTAGATAAATTTGAAGTTAAGAGTGTTTCAACCGTTGATTTTATAATTCTATTCATTGTACTATTTACTGAAAAATCATCATAGACACAAATTAATTTTTTTCTTATCATACTATTATTTTTTATGGATTCAGATATTTCTAATTTGCCTCTAACAGATGTTAACTCCTCTGTTTGTAAAATATACTCTCTTTCAAGTCCTCTTTTAATTTGTCCGGATATCCCTTTTATCAAAATCTCTGCCATTAATTCTAAAATATTGTCAAATTTTTCAGTAGCTAATTTTTTATATCCTTGTTGATTAAGAACTCTAAAAGTATATGACAACATATAGTAAATATTTTGTATTGGAATCATTTAATTGCACTCCTAAGATTAATAATCCAATTATTTACCTTGGAAGGTTCATCAAACCAATATTCTTTTAAAAGTGGAATTAATTCATATTCTACAATTCCTGATAATACTTTATCATCTATTTTATCTTTACTTAAGTTACATAGATAACTGTGTCCAATACAAAAACCATCTCCCAAAGATTCATCACTAGAAATAATATCATTAAGACTTTTTACACATTCTATAAGTCTATTAAATTTATCATTTTTTAAGCTATTTCTATACTTAATAAATCCATCAGTTACAAATCCCGGCTTAATATCATAGAATGAAAATCTTCTTCTTAAAGCATAATCTAACATAGCCAAACTTCTATCTGCAGTATTCATCATACCTATAATATATATGTTTTTTGGAACAGAGAATCTTTCATCAGAATATAAAAGTTGTAATGATTGTCCACGCTTATCATTTTCAATAAGCATAAATAATTCTCCAAATATTTTACTCAAATTACCTCTATTAATTTCATCAATAATAAAAAAGTAATCATTTTTTTCATCAATTTCTGCCTTTTTACAAAAATTATAAAAAGCTCCATTTTTTAATTCAAAACTATTTTTTGTAGGTCTATATCCCATAATAAAATCTTCATAAGAATAACTTTGATGAAATTGAACCATCATTACTCTATCAATATCTTTTACACCCATTATTGAATAAGCCAATCTTTTTGCAACAAAAGTTTTTCCAACTCCAGGTGCACCTTGTAATATTAAATTCTTTTTCTTTTTTAGAAGGGTTGCTAAATTATCATATTCTTCTTCTTGCATATAAACTTCTGATAAAAAATCATCTTTATTATACTTTTGAATTGCTTTTTCAAATTCTTTTAAATCTACCTTTTTCTCATCTTCATATATTAAATTTGATCTCTCTTCATCATCTGCAAACGAAAAACTTATTTTAGTATTATTTTTTTCTTTCTTTTTATCTCGATTTACCTGCTCAGAATAATTCCATGCATCAAATGATAATTCTTTAAAGTCTTTCAAAACACTCCTAGAACTATTCAAATAAGATTTTAAACAATCTCCTATCATCAAATAATCTTTTGCAGAAAATTTTGATTTAATTAGAGGAAGTTGTTTAACAATATCAACCGGAATTTTTCCGGATTTATAAATATACCACTCATTTCTACTATCAAAATTTAAAAAAGTATCTGGTGAAATCCAATACAAACCCATTGTAATTTTACTATTACCATTACCTTTTATATTAATAGCTAAATCAAAATAATCTGAAAAATCCTTTCTTCGAATTTCTGAAGGGTCTTTTACATAAGCCAATGCTGACTCAAAAAATCCCCATAAATAATTAATATCATTATCTTCGCGATCACCTATAAAATAGTAAAAAGTAGCATTTTGAGGAGTTAGTAAAGGCAAACCATCAAATGATGTTGGAATTTCTGATACAACATCAAACAATTCAGATATAGCCTTAAGTATTTTTATACGATTTTCATCCTTAATATTCTTGTTAAAAAGAGCAAATACAGTAAAAGGATCAATATCAACAATATTATTCTCTCTTTCTAAAGTTGGTAATTTTATACCTGCCATTTTAAAAACAGATTTTACCTTTTCTATAAGTTCTGCTCGACTATCCTTATACTCTAATAATTTTAAGGCAAATTCCTCATAAAAATCTACCCAGTTAAATCGATTTCTTTCACTCATATTTCTTCCTCCAAATATAAATTAAATATAATGTTTCTCAACAAAACAAGCTTTTTAAAAACTCTTTATTTTTATTACCTTAAATAATTTTATTTCTTTTTTTATATCCTAATATATTATATCATATCTATCCATTCTTTTCCCTTTAGTTTTACTAAAAAAAGAGTTCCTATAATTGATAATTTAATCAACTATAAACAACTCTTTTAAAGTATTTAATTTATTTTTCTAAAGCTTGGTCAATATCGTCTATTAAATCACGAATATCTTCTATACCTACTGAAAGTCTAATTAAGTCCGGAGATACTCCCGCTGCTATTAACTCTTCATCATTCATTTGTCTGTGAGTTGTTGATGCAGGATGTAGAACACAAGTTCTTGTATCTGCTACGTGAGTAACAATTGCAGCAAGTCTTAGAGAGTCCATGAATTTAACTGCAGCTTCTCTACCACCTTTGATTCCAAAAGATATTACTCCACAAGAGCCATTTGGAAGATATTTTTGTGCCAATTCGTGTTGGCTATCATTTTCTAAACCTGAAAAAGAAACCCAAGACACTTTAGGATGTTTTTCTAAATGTTTAGCAAGTGCTAATGCATTTTCGAAATGTCTTTCCATTCTTAAGTGTAAAGTTTCTAAACCAACTCCAAGATAGAAAGAGTTTTGTGGTGAAGGTATAGAACCTAAATCTCTCATTAAGTTAGTAGTCATTTTTGTAATATATGCACCCTTACCAAAGCTTTCGGTATATACTGTTCCATGATATGTTTCATCCGGAGTTGTTAGTCCTGGATATTTTTCACTATATTGTGTCCAATCAAAATTACCTGAATCTACAACCGCTCCACCAACTGCATTTGCAGAACCATTCATATATTTTGTAGTTGAGTGAGTGACAATATCTGCTCCCCATTCAAAAGGTCTACAGAAGATTGGTGTAGGGAATGTGTTATCAACTATTAGAGGTACTCCATTTTTATGAGCAACTTTTGCAAATTTTTCTATATCTAAAATATTAAGTGATGGATTTGATAAAGTTTCGCCAAAAATTAATTTAGTATTTGGTTTAAACTTTGATTCTAACTCTTCAACTGAGATATCAGGGTCAACAAAAGTTGATTCAATTCCTAAATTTTTCATTGTATTTGCTATAAGGTTATAAGTTCCACCATAGATAGCAGAAGTTGAAATTATATGGTCTCCAGCACTAGCTATGTTTAATATTGCATAGAAATTTGCTGCTTGTCCTGATGATGTAAGTATTGCTGCAACTCCACCTTCTAGTTTACAAATCTTATTTGCTACTGCATCATTTGTAGGGTTTGCAAGTCTTGTATAAAAATATCCTGAATCTTTTAGGTCAAATAAATCTCCCATTTTTTCTGATGATTCATATTTGAAAGTTGTTGATTGTACTATTGGAACTACTCTTGATTCTCCGTTTTTAGGTTCATAACCACCTTGTACGCAGATTGTGCTTGTATTATATTTTTTTGTCATTTTTATTTCTCCTTTAAAATTATTTTATTCAAATTGTGTTATAGGTTCACTGCCACTTACAGCTCCTACAATAAGTCCAAGTGTAGCAGGTAATACCCAAGCAAATCCAAGACCACTTAGTGGAAGTATATCAATAAATGCCTTGATACTAGGGACATTAGCTACAGATAAAATTGCTTCTAATACACTTACTGCCAATGTAAAAATTAATGCATATCTAAAACTTTGTTTATTAGGTATAAATTTACGGAAAATCCCCAAAATCATTAATACTATTAAGCTTGGATAAACTCCCTTGTAAATTGGTGTTGCATAGTAAACTATGTTTTCAACTCCAAGTACTGCAATTGTAGCACCAACAACTGATGAAACTACAGCAGCTATCTTATGACGTATCTTTCCATTTGAAAAGTCATGGAAGAAGTTCGCTATTGATGTAATTTGTCCAATAGCAGTTGTTACACAAGCCAAAACTACAGCTATTGAAAGGAATAACATTCCATTCTTTCCTAAAACTCTTTCTGCTATGGCTAATAACAACTTACTCCTATCAATATCTTTTGGATAATAGCTACTTACTGAAGCTCCAAGATATATCAATCCTACATAAATAACTGCTAAAAGAATTAAAGCAATTACTCCACAATAAGCAGTTAATTTATTTCTTTCTCTACTTGTACGATATCCTCTGTAAACAATATCTCCTATAAAAACAGTTCCTATAAGGTAACTTACTATTAAATCTCCAGTTTGATATCCTTCTAAAAATGAATGAGTAAAAACTCCACTTTGTTGTGGAAGTGTTGGAACTCCTATTGGAGTAAAAATTCCTTTAATAATAATTCCAAGTAATACTATAACTAAAATTGGCGTTAAAAACTTTCCTACACTGTTAATCATTCTGTTGATATCCAATGAAAAATATAGTGCTATAGCAAAATATCCAATAATAAATGCTACGATTGATACACTTGGAAAAAGTGATTTAAATCCTAATTCATATGCAACTGCCCCTGTACGTGGTACAGAAATACATCCTGCAAAGACCATTATAAATAATAATAAAAACTTAGCAAAATTTTTATGTATATCTTCTGTCATGGCTTCAAGTGAACCACCATTTTTAGAAATTACATAAAGTCCCACAACTGGCATTAAGACAGCAGAAATGCAAAATCCTATTGCAGCTAATGACCATTGACTTCCCGAAATAAATCCCAATAAAGGTGGAAATATAAGATTTCCTGCACCGAAGTAGGAGCCAAATAAAGCTAATCCTACTATTAAAATATCTTTCTTTTGTTTGTTCATAATCTTCTCCTTTTTAATTACACTGATATTGCTGAAAGAGAATGATAAGTAAATCAAAAAATTAAGTAACCAGTTGCGCACCTAGTTATGAGCTAAAAATAAAAAAAGCTCCCGTCCAACAAAGGACGAGAGCGAAAACTCACGTGTTACCACCTTAATTCATCTTTTTATCACTAAAAAGACCTTATTGAGTACTATCATACTCGCAATGCTATAACGGGCACACCCGTCACAACCTAAATCTATAAATAAATCTCGATGTGATGACTCCAAGGCCATGTTCGAAAGCTTCTCTCTCATTTCTCTCACCAAACGAAATGTCTCTGTATTGATTGAATAACTTTCTACTCTTCTCTTCAACGTCTTGCTATAGATTATAAACGACAAAAAACATTTTGTCAATACCTAAAATGAATTTTTTTTTAAAAATTTTTATAACTATACATAAACATATATAAATAATGAAAAATTATTTTTTCTTTTTCAAATCACGTCTTATTTTTACTAATCTATCTGCAATCATATTACGAGACTCACTCATCCTAAAAGAAGCAATTCTGCTCAATGTTCTACCATATAATTTACTATGTCTTTCAAATATTTTATCTACAGTCGAAGTCATTCTATCTTGGAACTCTTCTTCAAGTTCCGCAATATTTCTTTGGAAATTAGTCAATCCTGAAACCGTAAGAGTAAAATCGGAAGAATGAATTGCTATCAAAATCACAGCAAGAGCTATTGCAATACTATTTGGTATTGTTACATAAATTTTTTCAAAAAGCGGAATAAAAAATTCCATTATAATAATTGCTCCAATACCAAAACCAACAGAAGTAATCGCACAAGTCCTTCCATTTATATTAAGTGGCATATCACTATAATCCCACCATCTAGCATGAAACAATTTTTCAAGCACATAAGATGTTGGATATTCTAATACCATACTAGCAACAAATCCCATAATAAATATTTGCCACCATGATAGATGAGAAATTTTACCAATTGAAATAAGATCATAAAAAATCAATCCTAAAATTGAACCAAAACCATAAATCGGACATAATGGTCCATACAAAAACCCACGATTTTGCCATTTTCTCTGGTCGATTGTACAGTATATACTTTCCCATATCCAGCCTAAAACACTAAATTCAAAATATGCATTCAAATATCTAATTAATTCCATAATACTCCTTAAAAACTCGTAAATACTCTATTTTAAATTAAAATAGATTTCCTTACTATATAAATAAATTCTGTTTTTTATATTCATAATCTGTTATATAGAATTATGAATTTATACATAAACATTTCTAAACAAATATGTTTACAAAAAATTTGTACTATTTACTTTATATTTTAATACTAAACTTCAATCATAGCTCTTTTGTATAATAATATCTTTCACCTATATATGGGTACTCTTTCAATGCGAACACTTCTTTATAGCCATGCTTTTTATAAAAATCTGGAGCTTGAAACTTAAAAGTATCTACAAATGAATATTTACAATTTCTTTTTCTAGCCTCAATTTCTGCTCTATTCAAAATTTCTGAACCAAGTCCTTGCCCACGTAACTTCTCACTTACATATAAGTACTCAATTTCAAGCCAATTTCCAAAAGTTTCTGCGACCATTCCAGCAATTAAATTACCTTGATAATCTTCCAAATAAATATTTAGTGGTTCACTTACTGACGGTTCTCTCTTTGATTTATTATATGATTTTATTAAGTTTGCCAGTTCTTTTGATTTTGTTGATTCTTTATTTTCAATCTTAAATTCCATATTCTCCTCTATATTTTATTAATTATTAACTATTTATCTTTTTAATTATTTTTATATTTTTTGTTTAGGAAAATTATATCTTCATTAATTCTACAAACTTGAATTTCTAAAATCAAAGTTTACAAACCATAATATAGTCTTCCTCATTTTAATGAACTATTTCAAATCCAACTTTCTTATACATACGAACTGCATTGTTTACTTTTTGCACCGATAAAGAAACTTGCTTATACCCTTTCTCTTTTAGAGCTAAAATAATTTGCTTCATTAATTTTGTTCCAATGCCTAACTTTCTATATTCTTTTAGAAGTGAAATTGAAAGTGATGGAGTTTCATCATCAATATGACCATAATCATTTATTATACGAGTCCAAACCACTCCTACTACCTTACCTTCAACCTCTGCGACATAACAAATATCATCTTTCTTTCCAAAATCTGAAATATATATTTGTAAATCAGGGTGATTTATAATATCTCTAGATGGTTCTGGAACTCCTTCAGGAATAAAAATAGTTTCATATAAAAATGTGTCCAACAGTTTTATCTCACATTTTTTTAATTCTCTTATTATAAAATTCATGCTTAACTCCGATTTATATAATATTTTTAGTTTTTATAAATCTACAGTAATTCCACACATACTATACCCCCATACATTTGTAAAATATCCCTACAATCTATATCTCGTTAACTTATTTTAAACAAATTTATGTCTAACACAATCCACCATAAAACACGAATACTCAGGATATAACTTCAATTTAATCTCAGGTCTTGAAGCTCCACTCTTTATACGAAATATCATTTCCTCAAAGTTTCTTTTATCCTCTTCCCAACTAGCAATAGTTTCTTGTTTCTCTTTTTCACTGTCATAATCTTCATCAGCAATAGCTTCATTTATAGCCTCTTCAAAATATTTTCGATTCTTTTCTTCAAGACTAAAAAATCTTTCCTTTTGATTTTTTAACCATAGAACATAAAAATATTCTTCCCATTCTGCGATATAATAGTATTCAACACAATCTCCACAAAGATTTAAAAACATGTCATACTCTTTAAGTGCATAATAGACATCAATAATTTGGTCTTCTGAAATATCATCTGTATTTAGATTATATTTTAAATCTTGTCCAGGTTTTACTTTCTCTACATAAGACATTGCTTCATCTTTGTTGCCAAGACACACTTCACAATAAGCCAAACACAATAACAGACGCATTCTATTAGGATAAACTTCTAGTAAGCTTAAAAATATTTCTTTTGCTTTTTCATATTCCTTAAGTTCAAAAAAAGATACTGCAAAGTTAAAAGAAGTAATATAATTTTCTTCCATTTCTCTTGCTGTATTGAAGTAATTATGACTTATTAATAAATCTCTTTCATCCTTAGAGTATTCATACTCACTAAAATAATAAAGACCAAGACCTGTATAAGTTTCTACAAATGGAGAATTCAAGTCTTTAGCTAAATTAAAATACTCCAAACTGTTTTTAGAAAAATCATCCCAAAAAGCTAGATTAGTATATATTCTTGCTTTATCAATATCACTTAAAGACTTTTTAAACTCATTTAAAAAGTCTTGTAGAAATTCAATATAATCAAATTCCTCATCTCTAAGTTCCAACTCAACAGAGGCAAGAGTACAAATAACATCAATATCAGATAGACATTCTTCTTGCTTTTCTAAAAGATATCTTTTCATTCTTTCAAGATATTCTTTTGAAGTTTCAAGATCACTTAAAAATGGTTTATTGTATCTATTTTCATATTCTGTTTTTAATTCATACCAATATGATTTTATTTTATTTAACATTTTAATTACCTTTTTGATTTATTATACTTGCAATATTTACTTCATGGCTTAATTTTTTTAATATTTTATTAAGATATTAATCTAATATGTATAATTCACCTCTTGAAAAAATTAGGTAACTTTCCACATTTTTACTTCAAGTTTATTCTACCGTTAATTTTTAATCCTGTCAACAAAACACGAAAAATTTAAGTGGATTTCTTAATAAATTTTTTATGTTTAAATTAATTTTTTAT
Above is a genomic segment from Parvimonas micra containing:
- a CDS encoding MBL fold metallo-hydrolase, giving the protein MGIIYFFDKHFKKYLLKGTKALNPSNTGVFPNGISCIREADVNMWFYTKDGNTIAFDSGHMNFPDVNFEFEKININPDNIKYVFLTHVDVDHAGGIDKNGKNIFPNAQVYIGEKDEQYLTGQLHRMKKLGFLKLNIGVSLSSGYKLIKDGDVFNIEGIKIVAIHIPGHTIGHMCYIVDDKILISGDCLAINKKGGYPFFDFFTQFPEMNKKSLIKLKEKVKGYNIEAVCTGHSGYREFDNNTFAHITETADFGRKNHFDEDAPDDCMKY
- a CDS encoding DKNYY domain-containing protein → MDRKENESTRSKVLGICLILVSLIIAFFTFSQLLVRDDTYVNIERSGQRIGNSIFYKYDNKIYALIPSGGYYIVEDADVDSFSVINSENTYDSRVVGIDKNHVYFGNVKIEDLNPKEITNVGNGYYTDGKSTYFCSSLSERNDEISYVSEIFGHIVHAFFKDKKPKSYIYPYHKLNTEKKISKINNLIYFATDGDVLYYKGKPLENADTNTMKQVSKHGEYFCDKNNVYYKNELLPIKNSGELEVVSVEQGDDLLYDKKSGEVFKGNLRFDENFTPYRVIGNSSSHIYNLFFASKDGVYFYNQRKNKQIKIGENNFKGNIEFLDENVFCDEENMYFLNSYETYIVRFRVPHIRRLYSRNSQIVSFDKKEGWEKVKDIQSNVIGSVWTKNGKYYYFDNLGNSQLINDTVFEITDKEVLNELLSDEGKTTVDRIREIIKDEKMQAVSGEVKYTATVKYSYYYLYMILLFPFVIVGSILKQKGRRKLFRQNGRYKYDIYSNKYH
- the mcrC gene encoding 5-methylcytosine-specific restriction endonuclease system specificity protein McrC, which produces MIPIQNIYYMLSYTFRVLNQQGYKKLATEKFDNILELMAEILIKGISGQIKRGLEREYILQTEELTSVRGKLEISESIKNNSMIRKKLICVYDDFSVNSTMNRIIKSTVETLLTSNLSKKRKKELRKLMIYFRDVETINIRYIDWNFKYNRNNKHYQMLIAICYLIVKGLIQTNKDGTMKMMDFLDDQRMSRLYEKFILEYYKKHYPKLSVRASQIPWSLDDGVKEMLPIMQSDIYIHNEDSILIIDAKYYGKTTQMQFDKHKIYSNNLYQIFTYVKNCDYQFENQNKTVSGMLLYAKTDETIYPDNVYQMHGNQISVKTLDLNCSFDKIAEQMDNVVESHFERLKKYE
- a CDS encoding AAA family ATPase, with protein sequence MSERNRFNWVDFYEEFALKLLEYKDSRAELIEKVKSVFKMAGIKLPTLERENNIVDIDPFTVFALFNKNIKDENRIKILKAISELFDVVSEIPTSFDGLPLLTPQNATFYYFIGDREDNDINYLWGFFESALAYVKDPSEIRRKDFSDYFDLAINIKGNGNSKITMGLYWISPDTFLNFDSRNEWYIYKSGKIPVDIVKQLPLIKSKFSAKDYLMIGDCLKSYLNSSRSVLKDFKELSFDAWNYSEQVNRDKKKEKNNTKISFSFADDEERSNLIYEDEKKVDLKEFEKAIQKYNKDDFLSEVYMQEEEYDNLATLLKKKKNLILQGAPGVGKTFVAKRLAYSIMGVKDIDRVMMVQFHQSYSYEDFIMGYRPTKNSFELKNGAFYNFCKKAEIDEKNDYFFIIDEINRGNLSKIFGELFMLIENDKRGQSLQLLYSDERFSVPKNIYIIGMMNTADRSLAMLDYALRRRFSFYDIKPGFVTDGFIKYRNSLKNDKFNRLIECVKSLNDIISSDESLGDGFCIGHSYLCNLSKDKIDDKVLSGIVEYELIPLLKEYWFDEPSKVNNWIINLRSAIK
- a CDS encoding O-acetylhomoserine aminocarboxypropyltransferase/cysteine synthase family protein is translated as MTKKYNTSTICVQGGYEPKNGESRVVPIVQSTTFKYESSEKMGDLFDLKDSGYFYTRLANPTNDAVANKICKLEGGVAAILTSSGQAANFYAILNIASAGDHIISTSAIYGGTYNLIANTMKNLGIESTFVDPDISVEELESKFKPNTKLIFGETLSNPSLNILDIEKFAKVAHKNGVPLIVDNTFPTPIFCRPFEWGADIVTHSTTKYMNGSANAVGGAVVDSGNFDWTQYSEKYPGLTTPDETYHGTVYTESFGKGAYITKMTTNLMRDLGSIPSPQNSFYLGVGLETLHLRMERHFENALALAKHLEKHPKVSWVSFSGLENDSQHELAQKYLPNGSCGVISFGIKGGREAAVKFMDSLRLAAIVTHVADTRTCVLHPASTTHRQMNDEELIAAGVSPDLIRLSVGIEDIRDLIDDIDQALEK
- the brnQ gene encoding branched-chain amino acid transport system II carrier protein encodes the protein MNKQKKDILIVGLALFGSYFGAGNLIFPPLLGFISGSQWSLAAIGFCISAVLMPVVGLYVISKNGGSLEAMTEDIHKNFAKFLLLFIMVFAGCISVPRTGAVAYELGFKSLFPSVSIVAFIIGYFAIALYFSLDINRMINSVGKFLTPILVIVLLGIIIKGIFTPIGVPTLPQQSGVFTHSFLEGYQTGDLIVSYLIGTVFIGDIVYRGYRTSRERNKLTAYCGVIALILLAVIYVGLIYLGASVSSYYPKDIDRSKLLLAIAERVLGKNGMLFLSIAVVLACVTTAIGQITSIANFFHDFSNGKIRHKIAAVVSSVVGATIAVLGVENIVYYATPIYKGVYPSLIVLMILGIFRKFIPNKQSFRYALIFTLAVSVLEAILSVANVPSIKAFIDILPLSGLGFAWVLPATLGLIVGAVSGSEPITQFE
- a CDS encoding putative ABC transporter permease; this translates as MELIRYLNAYFEFSVLGWIWESIYCTIDQRKWQNRGFLYGPLCPIYGFGSILGLIFYDLISIGKISHLSWWQIFIMGFVASMVLEYPTSYVLEKLFHARWWDYSDMPLNINGRTCAITSVGFGIGAIIIMEFFIPLFEKIYVTIPNSIAIALAVILIAIHSSDFTLTVSGLTNFQRNIAELEEEFQDRMTSTVDKIFERHSKLYGRTLSRIASFRMSESRNMIADRLVKIRRDLKKKK
- a CDS encoding GNAT family N-acetyltransferase, with translation MEFKIENKESTKSKELANLIKSYNKSKREPSVSEPLNIYLEDYQGNLIAGMVAETFGNWLEIEYLYVSEKLRGQGLGSEILNRAEIEARKRNCKYSFVDTFKFQAPDFYKKHGYKEVFALKEYPYIGERYYYTKEL
- a CDS encoding GNAT family N-acetyltransferase, coding for MNFIIRELKKCEIKLLDTFLYETIFIPEGVPEPSRDIINHPDLQIYISDFGKKDDICYVAEVEGKVVGVVWTRIINDYGHIDDETPSLSISLLKEYRKLGIGTKLMKQIILALKEKGYKQVSLSVQKVNNAVRMYKKVGFEIVH